From Strix aluco isolate bStrAlu1 chromosome 5, bStrAlu1.hap1, whole genome shotgun sequence:
cagaaggaaagaccctttattattacaataggacatacttatgctctggtcaaagctcttacttcataattagcaaatcagcaattaggcagctatcaaccttttctcctagcagcataagaccactctaacacgcgctgcgCAGACCAATCatcttctcgttcacgcgctgttcacgcgggggtaacttttcccagttcagtgttgcagctgtccgttgtttttccctgccaccttggcacaactcggcagttccttatctttctcccaaggcctgtttctcatccaagccttgctgcttctcaggggctgcgcagagctaaCAGGCCGACGTCGAGTTGCCTGTCTCCCACAACAGATCACGGTGCAGGTATTGTATTTGTACACTTTGACCATACGAATACACGTTTACTGTAACGACCAGCGGTTAGTTTCTCATCACAGGGGAAGGACACCCCAATttcagcccctcccgcccccccccccgcctcatcTTTGAACGCAGAGAGGGGGCAGGTGTACGACCTGCGGCTGGACGTGGCCCACTTGGCCCTGCGCCCCATCGGCCTCCGCCAGCCCATCCACACCACGGTCACCGACCACAGTGTTGCATTCCTCACCAGTACTGccccctaaatcccccaaatTCACCCAAAACCCCACCCCTCCTACACGTGTGAGCCTGGCggtgccctgcccagccagtgcCTGTGCCCCTGCCAGTCAAGGTAAACATGAGGGTCCCGAGGGAGTCCCTGCCATTGTTCAGGCCCACAGGTTCACTTTCAGCATCTAAACCCTCACTTGTAGGGCAGAAAGCATcagtttagggtccaaagccccactgatagtgtccaaagcctcaattttcctttcctaagtctTAGTTtcggcttccaaagcctcatttttacagtccaaaggctcaactgtagtttGCAAAGTCTCCTTTCTAGAGTCCAAAGCGGCATTTTGACTCTCCAATATCTCATTgtcaggctccaaagcagcatttttaggaTGCGGCCAGCCATTCTGAGGGTCCAAGCTGCCATCTTGAGTGtccaaaaccctcctttttatgctccaaacccctCTCATGgaacccaaagcctcattttttgggtacaaaccctcatttatatGTTCCAAACCCCAGCTTTTAAAGGCCACAGACTGGTTTCAGGGGTCCAGAGCATCATTTGGAAAGCCCAAAGTCTGACTTTGAAggtccaaagcctcaattttagaaGGCAGACCCTTATTTCTAGGGTCCCAAGTTGTCTTTTATTACCCAGAGCCTTTTTGTAGAGCCCAGACTTTCATTTTTAGCGTCTAAACCCTCACTTCTTGGGCAGAGCGCAGCCatttagggtccaaagctccACTGACAGCGTCCGaagcctcccttttcctttcctaagcgttagctctggcttccaaagcctcattttggtGGTGCAAAGGCTCAACTGTTGTCTGCAGCAtgtcctgtgaaggagtttgcgtgtgcccccgtgggaggtgcgttctacgagcgcacgcatcgctgggtgcacgctgtgagcttgcaggtgggcgcaggggtggggtgcacgcggggtgcgtgcgtgcggggcgtgtgggtgtGTGCATTCCGCGTGCGTgtgtgctgcagcgtgtgcacgcgctgcctgtgcgcgTGTGTTGCGTGTGCGCGCGCACgctcggggggtgtgtgtgtgtgaacactgcgcgttgcgctctgtgttccagacgtgcGTCTCCCGGGAGTGTGTGCGTGCGCACGTGCCCCAGAGCTGTCTGCGTGTGGCATGGATTTTTCCTATCCTCTTTCTGGCCCCGATGTGTCGGTCTTCTCCGTGCCgtggtggctctgagcaccctcctctcggACCAGGCTCGGGTTCAGCCCTTTGGAGTGACTCTTTGCCTTTGTGGCCGACGTGGCTGCCTGcggcctcattttgcaggtggcaGGCATGGaagtccttgccttgcacaggagactgaattggactgcagcgtggttaGCTGTGAAAATTGGAACCTTTATTTGAAGAAGTAAGTCGTCTTGAGCGTTTGTGTGCGCTCAGAGGAGCGTGGGCAGGAcggagcaggcctttgacactgaggctgcctttgggtGCGCAGGCAGtgagtgccccagcaggagatggccGTGGTACACTGCAGCCTGCGCTGGATcccattcctcctgctgctcaagcCTTCTTCCCCTTTAGgatctgcaggagctcctgcagccggctaaagaattgcagcagcttctggagtggaaagggGCAGGAGCTAAACCAGCCCGACTGTGCTGGTGTTGGGCTGGGCCTCTGCAAGGGGGTTGAGGTGGTGATAAAAGGACTCCATGGCCGTGATGTTGGAGCAGCCCTTGCTGTTGAGTAGagtcccatctgtaccaggatccagtcgtagaagtgctgagtggaggtgtagattcCGGGCCGTTTGGCTCTGGCacagcctctgccccagctggtcaccccaacaagccagaagtagtCAGCAGTCTTGTCTTTGGCAGacgagaggaccaccgctgtcaccctgcagcagaggaatgagggtcaaggtggtgtcgggtggccgctggcagcagtagggccggctccttctctctgccagcacctgccggaGCTGTATGCGCTGCACGGAGAGGCTCTGCTCGGGTGCTGGGGCCTCCAGGACCTTGTCTGGGAGAGGGTCGTGGGCCCGTGGGGTAGGACTGGCgctcatctctgcacagcgatgctggctgtgtggaagagggatgttccaggcctgggagctggagctcgcagctgccaggagcgctggatgggctttctgggcagagtcgtgggcctctgggacaagtggggccctgggcaaggacatgcagctggggaaggggagccccagcagcggtggggacccaggggtgggagggcgacttggcGGGCAAAGCCCACGCCGGGGTGCGTttgggcggctgtgccggggctgcgtgtgccgctgggcgctgccttgtcgcaggctcctacctggcaggtgtcgatgccgccctgcggatagccagcgcacaggttgtaggggtggacggcccctcggtaccaccggctgctgttgcagaggttggggtcgatgaggtggaccttggcctcctgcaggacatccgttgttCCTGCGGctgcaaggacagaaaggaattaacacgcggcagctcgttgccaggtctcctgccctgtctgggtgaacccctttgctggggcttggctttgcatcgTGAGAGACATCGTACTGGTGTTGCCCTTCTGTCtcgccttgggccctgggccaggcccatgtCTCCGTGGGCATACGTCCCCACAGCCAGACTGTGGCTCtcgcctctgctgtcaggaagcccagcccgcctcccccgtgtgccgaGCTCACGCTCGGGACGCGAGCGCTCTTTGtgaactcacatctcgccgtcgtggccccccagccactgatgtagcagtttgtcagctctgacactctcagcgaggcgtcgggcacgcaggcaAGCTGTACATagtagccgcactgcacaggctggtccaagtgcagcagcgcaatgtcgttcctCTTGGTGATGTTGCTGTAGCGGTgggtgaaccagcagccgcttaaTACTGCGTACTTGGGTCTCCGGGCCCGGCTGAGTCAAGTGGTTGGCCCCaaccaccacgcgccacatggcgatgtgcctggaaggcagatggggagagggctcagagggagccgagccacgtgctgcagcagtccagcagttccctgccctttgcttcacacgggggagaggaaagcagtgctacgGAGGGTGCGACTGCCCTAGCACGCCTTGGGCTCAaggcgtgtcgagctggaggctgctaggaagccgtggcaagagcccagccctctcccaagcagtctctcagccaggctctgcagtgcccaggcacttgGCGTACCACAAAGaaaggggacgggagtagcacgtggtgctgcggatggggcacctgcgagtgctggggggatatccccgtgcctgaccctccttacctggcctcgaggaagcagtgggctgctgtgaggacccactgtgggctgatgagggaccctccgcacacatgccccgtgcctgcttcccagggatcctggatgctgacgatccagggccaggcccctggctgggcaccTGTGCCACCCACAACGCGTGACGTGCCGTAGTAAGCGCCGTAGTAAGCATCCATGGGCcggagcccgcaggtcctgtaaccagaaactcatcaccgtcctgctcgatggctcgctgctgttccggctgaaggtcagccgtctgccctccccacaaGGCGCTgaatggacagcgaggccaggggACCCCGTGGGGCGGGCGGGCgtccgcccccgtttctgctttagccccgcaggcaagttgtgccagcagcccgggtgctgcaaggAACCGAGGCTCGCGCGTgaggctggggaagccgtggtgtggccacgggggacaagcaggcaccctccagggaaccccatcaggttgcccaggctccctcccagagcctcggcccacttacccacagctctccCACGCGCCGTGTGCAGGCCAGCGCAGGGCCAGCAGGATANNNNNNNNNNNNNNNNNNNNNNNNNNNNNNNNNNNNNNNNNNNNNNNNNNNNNNNNNNNNNNNNNNNNNNNNNNNNNNNNNNNNNNNNNNNNNNNNNNNNNNNNNNNNNNNNNNNNNNNNNNNNNNNNNNNNNNNNNNNNNNNNNNNNNNNNNNNNNNNNNNNNNNNNNNNNNNNNNNNNNNNNNNNNNNNNNNNNNNNNTGGCTTgctgccaccagcgcagcagctgacagagtgcCGCAGGGCTCACGTTGCCCACGGTGCCCTTGGCAACGAGGCTGATGTCACAGAGTCACAGTTGGTTCCAGGTGCTGGGCACGGTGGCCTCTCGGCGGGGGGACACCACGTGGGGGTTTCCAagcgggaggggaggcagaagctgggatcggacaccgcCGACAGacccccgctgaatgctctgcttgggggacgggggtgtgcaggccccgtggcaggcagcagcgcccggcccccgcactgcctgccaacggcgagcaggaaaaaacccagtgtggcaccccagcctctttggggagttcagcgcccccctgctctccgcagccctgtgccaccaggtccttcccaaaaaaCGTGTGCCAGAGAACGTGACTGCTGCGGCACTCCCTAAATTCGCAAGCACGGCGTGTTCGTGGGTGCCTTCAATATGAGCATGGGAGTTCAGTTCCGTTCAGATCTTGCCGCgtgctcctacctggcaggtgtcgatgctgccctgcacagccagtgAGTCCTGTGCTGGCAAAGAATGTACCTGTGGCTCTCTAGGGACTAGTGAACAAATGAAATGATTTCATTTTGGACTGAGGAACTAGGGATAAGCCATAAGCATTACAGATACGcgtgttttattgctgtgttgtgtCAAGGTGCTGGCTTAAGGCCTAAGCTAAGGAGCTGACGGGTGTTGTAAGAGGCAAGGACtggaaataataaacagaatctctacaaaaaaggcaaatctgtCTTTAAACTACAATTTGTAAAATTGTATGTTGGCTTCAGTCTTATAACCCTTACCTAAAAGGCAATTGGCCGCTTGCTTCTTAATTCTCTAACTATCTAGTACCGCTTACTTTGTAAGCAGTTTTCATtgtgggggcagcagctcctgctgggggacgacaggtacccctgggacccccagggaccccaaatcccccctgcaacccacccaaaccccattTACCACCCTTAGGTCCCTTCAAAACACCCTTAGCCCCCCCCAACTCGCCCCAAACCTCATTAGTGACCCCCCCGAGCTATTGGCCCCCAGGTtctccatttccccccccccaaaaccccaataGCTCCctgggaccctaccagcccacccccagcactccCCTAATCCCCATTAGGCCCCCCCCGGACACCAATATCTGCCCcaagatcccccccccccccccccccgcccccccggacTTCATTAGCCCCCTccagacccttcttgcaccccattaccatgccccccggaccccaatatctcccccatacccccccccccaggagccctcTAGACCCTGCCCTGGACCCTAATAACCCCCCAACTCCCCCacgaccccaataacaccccttCTTTGTTtcgcagctgcacctgcaagacttgtttcaaagctttagcaGTTAAGGTTTAgtcaaacttcaaaaaccacagtacacgtgaaataattctacaaaaggctcctcacagcagctctgaagttctgAGGAGTTTGCCACCGGAGCGATCCAAGCAGGTCACACTAATCGCCctcctcacacggggcaccatttgtggcaattgaggcacggactctcatgaagtgcagaaggaaagaccctttattattacaataggacatacttatgctctggtcaaagctcttacttcataattagcaaatcagcaattaggcagctatcaaccttttctcctagcagcataagaccactctaacacgcgctgcgCAGACCAATCATCttctctcgttcacgcgctgttcacgcggcggtaacttttcccagttcagtgttgcagctgtccgttgtttttccctgccaccttggcacaactcggcagttccttatctttctcccaggcctgtttctcatccaagccttgctgcttctcaggggctgagCAGAGCTAACAGGCCGACGTCGAGTTGCCTGTCTCCCACAACAGATCACGGTGCACGTATTGTATTTGTACACTTTGACCATACGAATACACGTTTACTGTAACGACCAgcggttagtttcttatcacagGGAGGGACACCCAATttcagcccctcccgccccccccccccctcatctTTGAACGCAGAGAGGGGGCAGGTGTACGACCTGCGGCTGGACGTGGCCCACTTGGCCCTGCGCCCCATCGGCCTCCGCCAGCCCATCCACACCACGGTCACCGACCACAGTGTTGCATTCCTCACCAGTACTGccccctaaatcccccaaattcaccccaaaccccacccctcCTACACGTGTGAGCCTGGCggtgccctgcccagccagtgcCTGTGCCCCTGCCAGTCAAGGTAAACATGAGGGTCCCGAGGGAGTCCCTGCCATTGTTCAGGCCCACAGGTTCACTTTCAGCATCTAAACCCTCACTTGTAGGGCAGAAAGCATcagtttagggtccaaagccccactgatagtgtccaaagcctcaattttcctttcctaagtctTAGTTtcggcttccaaagcctcatttttacagtccaaaggctcaactgtagtttGCAAAGTCTCCTTTCTAGAGTCCAAAGCGGCATTTTGACTCTCCACTATCTCATTgtcaggctccaaagcagcatttttaggaTGCGGCCAGCCATTCTGAGGGTCCAAGCTGCCATCTTGAGTGtccaaaaccctcctttttatgctccaaacccctCTCATGgaacccaaagcctcattttttgggtacaaaccctcatttatatGTTCCAAACCCCAGCTTTTAAAGGCCATAGACTGGTTTCAGGGGTCCAGAGCATCATTTGGAAAGCCCAAAGTCTGACTTTGAAggtccaaagcctcaattttagaaGGCAGACCCTTATTTCTAGGGTCCCAAGTTGTCTTTTATTACCCAGAGCCTTTTTGTAGAGCCCAGACTTTCATTTTTAGTGTCTAAACCCTCACTTCTTGGGCAGAGCGCAGCCATTTAGGGTCCAAAGCTGCACTGACAGCGTCGGaagcctcccttttcctttcctaagtgttagctctggcttccaaagcctcattttggtGGTGCAAAGGCTCAACTGTTGTCTGCAGCAtgtcctgtgaaggagtttgcgtgtgcccccgtgggaggtgcgttctacgagcgcacgcatcgctgggtgcacgctgtgagcttgcaggtgggcgcaggggtgggtgcacgcggggtgcgtgcgtgcggggcgtgtgggtgtGTGCATTCCGCGTGCGTgtgtgctgcagcgtgtgcacgcgctgcctgtgcgcgTGTTGCGTGTGCGCGCGCACgctcggggggtgtgtgtgtgtgaacactgcgcgttgcgctctgtgttccagacgtgcGTCTCCCGGGAGTGTGTGCGTGCGCACGTGCCCCAGAGCTGTCTGCGTGTGGCATGGATTTTTCCTATCCTCTTTCTGGCCCCGATGTGTCGGTCTTCTCCGTGCCgtggtggctctgagcaccctcctctcggACCAGGCTCGGGTTCAGCCCTTTGGAGTGACTCTTTGCCTTTGTGGCCGACGTGGCTGCCTGCGGCCTCGTTTTGCAGGTGGCAGGCATGGaagtccttgccttgcacaggagactgaattggactgcagcgtggttaGCTGTGAAAATTGGAACGTTTATTTGAAGAAGTAAGTCGTCTTGAGCGTTTGTGTGCGCTCAGAGGAGCGTGGGCAGGAcggagcaggcctttgacactgaggctgcctttgggtGCGCAGGCAGtgagtgccccagcaggagatggccGTGGTACACTGCAGCCTGCGCTGGATcccattcctcctgctgctcaagcCTTCTTCCCCTTTAGgatctgcaggagctcctgcagccggctaaagaattgcagcagcttctggagtggaaagggGCAGGAGCTAAACCAGCCCGACTGTGCTGGTGTTGGGCTGGGCCTCTGCAAGGGGGTTGAGGTGGTGATAAAAGGACTCCATGGCCGTGATGTTGGAGCAGCCCTTGCTGTTGAGTAGagtcccatctgtaccaggatccagtcgtagaagtgctgagtggaggtgtagattcCGGGCCGTTTGGCTCtggcacagcctctcccccagctggtcaccccaacaagccagaagtagtcagcagtcttgtctttgcagacgagaggaccaccgctgtcaccctgcagcagaggaatgagggtcaaggtggtgtcgggtggccgctggcagcagtagggccggctccttctctctgccagcacctgccagagCTGTATGCGCTGCACGGAGAGGCTCTGTTCGGGTGCTGGGGCCTCCAGGACCTTGTCTGGGAGAGGGTCGTGGGCCCGTGGGGTAGGACTGGCgctcatctctgcacagcgatgctggctgtgtggaaGAGGGTTGTTCCAGGACTGGGAGCTGGAGCTCgcagctgccaggagcgctggatgggctttctgggcagagtcgtgggcctctgggacaagtggggccctgggcaaggacatgcagctggggaaggggagccccagcagcggtggggacccaggggtgggagggcgacttggtGGGCAAAGCCCACGCCGGGGTGCGTttgggcggctgtgccggggctgcgtgtgccgctgggcgctgccttgtcgcaggctcctacctggcaggtgtcgatgccgccctgcggatagccagcgcacaggttgtaggggtggacggcccctcggtaccaccggctgctgttgcagaggttggggtcgatgaggtggaccttggcctcctgcaggacatccgttgttCCTGCGGctgcaaggacagaaaggaattaacacgcggcagctcgttgccaggtctcctgccctgtgtgGGTGAACCCCTttgctggggcttggctttgcatcgTGAGAGACATTGTACTGGTGTTGCCCTTCTGTCtcgccttgggccctgggccaggcccatgtCTCCGTGGGCATACGTCCCCACAGCCAGACTGTGGCTCtcgcctctgctgtcaggaagcccagcccgcctcccccgtgtgccgaGCTCACGCTCGGGACGCGAGCGCTCTTTGtgaactcacatctcgccgtcgtggccccccagccactgatgtagcagtttgtcagctctgacactctcagcgaggcgtcgggcacgcaggcaAGCTGTACATagtagccgcactgcacaggctggtccaactgcagcagcgcaatgtcgttcctcttggtgatgttgctgtagcgtgggtgaaccagcagccgcttaaTACTGCGTACTTGGGTCTCCGGGCCCGGCTGAGTCAAGTGGTTGGCCCCaaccaccacgcgccacatggcgatgtgcctggaaggcagatggggagagggctcagagggagccgagccacgtgctgcagcagtccagcagttccctgccctttgcttcacacgggggagaggaaagcagtgctacgGAGGGTGCGACTGCCCTAGCACGCCTTGGGCTCAaggcgtgtcgagctggaggctgctaggaagccgtggcaagagcccagccctctcccaagcagtctctcagccaggctctgcagtgcccaggcacttgGCGTACCACAAAGaaaggggacgggagtagcacgtggtgctgcggatggggcacctgcgagtgctggggggatatccccgtgcctgaccctccttacctggcctcgaggaagcagtgggctgctgtgaggacccactgtgggctgacgAGGGACCCTCCGCACACATGCCCCGTGCCTGCTTcccagggatcctggatgctgacgatccagggccaggcccctggctgggcaccTGTGCCACCCACAACGCGTGACGTGCCGTAGTAAGCGCCGTAGTAAGCATCCATGGGCcggagcccgcaggtcctgtaaccagaaactcatcaccgtcctgctcgatggctcgctgctgttgcggctgaaggtcagccgtctgccctccccacgaggcgctgaatggacagcgaggccaggggACCCCGTGGGGCGGGCGGGCgtccgcccccgtttctgctttagccccgcaggcaagttgtgccagcagcccgggtgctgcaaggAACCGAGGCTCGCGCGTgaggctggggaagccgtggtgt
This genomic window contains:
- the LOC141923731 gene encoding acrosin-like; the protein is MPLATMRLLLLLILLALRWPAHGAWESCGTCGLRPMDAYYGAYYGTSRVVGGTGAQPGAWPWIVSIQDPWEAGTGHVCGGSLVSPQWVLTAAHCFLEARHIAMWRVVVGANHLTQPGPETQVRSIKRLLVHPRYSNITKRNDIALLQLDQPVQCGYYVQLACVPDASLRVSELTNCYISGWGATTARSAGTTDVLQEAKVHLIDPNLCNSSRWYRGAVHPYNLCAGYPQGGIDTCQGDSGGPLVCKDKTADYFWLVGVTSWGRGCARAKRPGIYTSTQHFYDWILVQMGLYSTARAAPTSRPWSPFITTSTPLQRPSPTPAQSGWFSSCPFPLQKLLQFFSRLQELLQILKGKKA